One genomic window of Aliiroseovarius sp. M344 includes the following:
- a CDS encoding gamma-glutamylcyclotransferase family protein, with protein sequence MQDQYFFGYGSLVNRRTHAFQDAQPARVKGWRRAWRRSPLRDVCYLTAVPDREDYIEGLIAVVPGADWAALDERERAYARVPLGPELQHQVGEIDAVIYAIEHGKHHAPTDENPVLLSYIDVVVQGYLAEFGMTGVRHFFETTEGWHAPILNDRAAPIYPRAQALTEEERQIVDEGLSRLSAIAK encoded by the coding sequence ATGCAAGACCAGTATTTTTTCGGCTACGGCTCGCTGGTGAACCGGCGAACACATGCGTTTCAGGATGCTCAGCCCGCCCGCGTGAAGGGGTGGCGGCGGGCGTGGCGACGTTCCCCGCTGCGTGATGTGTGCTATCTTACTGCGGTGCCAGACCGCGAGGATTACATCGAGGGTTTGATCGCCGTCGTGCCGGGCGCGGATTGGGCGGCCTTGGATGAACGCGAGCGTGCCTATGCGCGCGTCCCGCTAGGGCCCGAGCTGCAGCATCAAGTCGGTGAAATCGACGCTGTAATTTACGCGATTGAACATGGCAAGCACCATGCGCCGACGGACGAAAACCCGGTATTGCTGAGCTATATCGACGTGGTTGTGCAGGGCTATCTGGCTGAGTTTGGCATGACAGGGGTCAGGCATTTCTTCGAAACGACCGAAGGATGGCACGCGCCGATCCTGAACGATCGTGCGGCCCCGATCTATCCGCGTGCGCAGGCGTTGACCGAGGAAGAACGCCAGATTGTGGACGAAGGCCTGTCGCGCCTATCGGCGATTGCCAAATAA
- a CDS encoding DUF1801 domain-containing protein: MANHGKTNKTQATNQDAERFIEAVEPPSKRKDARILDQVFRKITGYHPAMWGPTIIGYGSYHYRYDSGREGDSLATGFSPRKARHSIYIMPGYADYGEILGRLGKHKMGKSCLYVNKLADIDLDVLGELIRAGLRDLDKKWPVKPS, translated from the coding sequence ATGGCGAACCACGGCAAAACAAACAAAACCCAAGCAACCAACCAAGATGCCGAACGCTTTATCGAGGCGGTCGAACCTCCGTCAAAACGCAAAGACGCCCGGATACTTGACCAGGTTTTTCGCAAAATAACTGGCTATCACCCCGCAATGTGGGGGCCGACCATCATCGGCTATGGAAGCTATCACTATCGCTATGACAGTGGTCGCGAAGGGGATTCTCTGGCCACAGGGTTTTCGCCGCGCAAAGCCCGTCATTCAATTTATATCATGCCGGGATATGCCGATTATGGCGAAATTCTGGGCCGTTTGGGAAAGCACAAGATGGGCAAGTCCTGTCTTTACGTGAACAAGCTCGCGGATATTGATCTGGACGTTTTGGGTGAACTTATTCGTGCAGGTTTGCGCGATTTGGACAAGAAATGGCCCGTGAAGCCCAGTTGA
- a CDS encoding 2-isopropylmalate synthase yields the protein MTPLRTGICGFTLGLALAATPVLAQVETKQYEDGAVYEGTFKGGVQHGMGTLQLPTGYEYTGEFVEGEIIGQGVARFPNGSIYEGNFAKGKPEGFGKITFADGSTFEGDWVDGKINGSGLAIYANGIKYEGGFRNAMHHGQGRLQSPTGYIYEGDWVAGVKEGRGTSTYADGALYDGGMRAGERDGKGILTQADGMVFDGMWVKGQMQGEGVLKQANGDIYTGNFEAGARRGAGVVVYANGDRYEGNFDNDKRNGKGLFVGADGYQYDGNWVAGVIEGQGKVTYPDGSIYEGQFRDGLADGTGAITYPDGNTYEGVWKAGVIEGKGVARYANGSVYEGSFKDALYDGEGSLTVADGSSYVGGWQAGQPHGQGQSKFPDGATYDGSFVGGLREGKGKYTTADGFSYDGDWRSGLFHGQGAAVYANGDRYEGSFEKGKRHGKGMVTRADGSQEDGVWEDGVIAGAATTSPAPEVDSSAGAAAAEASSGAATN from the coding sequence ATGACTCCCCTTCGCACTGGTATTTGTGGTTTTACTTTAGGTCTGGCACTGGCTGCCACACCGGTCTTGGCGCAAGTCGAAACAAAGCAATACGAGGACGGCGCTGTTTACGAGGGCACGTTCAAAGGGGGTGTGCAGCACGGCATGGGCACTCTGCAACTGCCAACAGGGTATGAGTATACTGGCGAATTCGTTGAGGGAGAGATTATCGGCCAAGGCGTGGCGCGCTTCCCCAATGGATCGATCTATGAAGGCAACTTTGCTAAAGGCAAACCCGAAGGGTTCGGCAAGATCACATTTGCGGATGGGTCGACCTTCGAGGGCGATTGGGTGGACGGCAAAATCAATGGGTCGGGTCTGGCGATCTATGCCAACGGCATCAAATATGAAGGTGGATTTCGCAACGCGATGCACCACGGACAGGGGCGACTGCAAAGCCCGACAGGGTACATCTATGAAGGCGATTGGGTCGCCGGCGTGAAAGAGGGCCGCGGCACATCGACTTATGCGGACGGTGCGCTCTACGATGGTGGAATGCGCGCGGGAGAACGCGACGGCAAAGGTATCCTAACCCAAGCTGACGGCATGGTGTTTGATGGCATGTGGGTCAAGGGCCAGATGCAGGGCGAGGGCGTCCTGAAGCAAGCCAATGGCGACATCTACACCGGCAACTTCGAAGCAGGGGCGCGGCGCGGTGCGGGGGTGGTCGTTTATGCCAATGGTGACCGGTATGAAGGCAATTTCGACAACGACAAGCGCAACGGCAAGGGCCTGTTCGTGGGTGCGGATGGATATCAGTATGATGGCAACTGGGTCGCAGGCGTGATCGAAGGGCAAGGCAAAGTGACCTATCCTGATGGCTCGATCTACGAAGGACAGTTTCGTGATGGTCTGGCGGACGGCACCGGTGCGATCACTTATCCGGACGGCAACACCTATGAAGGTGTATGGAAAGCCGGTGTGATCGAAGGCAAAGGTGTCGCGCGATATGCGAATGGATCAGTCTATGAAGGGTCATTCAAGGATGCGCTTTATGACGGCGAGGGTAGCCTGACGGTGGCGGATGGCTCGTCCTATGTCGGAGGCTGGCAAGCGGGACAGCCCCACGGCCAGGGGCAGTCGAAATTTCCTGACGGCGCGACCTATGACGGCAGTTTTGTCGGTGGACTGCGCGAAGGCAAAGGCAAATACACAACAGCGGATGGCTTTTCCTATGACGGAGATTGGCGATCCGGACTGTTCCATGGGCAGGGTGCAGCGGTTTATGCGAATGGTGACCGGTATGAAGGCAGTTTCGAGAAGGGCAAACGCCACGGCAAAGGTATGGTAACCCGTGCTGATGGCAGTCAGGAAGACGGTGTTTGGGAAGACGGTGTAATTGCTGGCGCTGCAACGACATCCCCCGCGCCGGAAGTTGATAGCTCAGCCGGTGCCGCCGCAGCGGAAGCCAGCTCAGGCGCGGCAACGAACTAG
- a CDS encoding MATE family efflux transporter has protein sequence MTQQATGNSSQAKFLEGNLLNHITVMSMTASVGLMAIFLVDLVDMIFISMLGRDELAAAVGYAGAILFFTTSFGIGMSIAAGALVARALGEGDAQTAKRRAATALLYGVVIGAIFSAIVWIFVPQLAALLGASGETQTLATSYLRIILPSLPILIVGMVGGAILRAHGDARRAMMATIWGGVVNAVLDPILIFGLDLDLTGAALASVCARATIAALSIYPVLRYHGGLDRPKSADFRVDFAAIMTIALPAILTQFATPIGQAYVTRAMAEFGEDAVAGMAIVGRLIPVSFAVIFALSGAIGPIVGQNFGAGKLDRVRRAMRDGLVFVLCVTLGVSAILFLARAPIANLFNAEGLSRDLVYLFCGPLALAWFFNGVIFVTNASFNNLGHPFYSTWVNWGRQTLGTIPLVMLGAAFWGAPGVLIGQAAGGLIFAAIALGLSARVLNMAERGECDTDAHPYQRQTRLISLFGNRR, from the coding sequence ATGACCCAACAGGCGACAGGCAATTCCTCTCAGGCCAAGTTTCTTGAGGGCAATCTGCTGAACCACATTACCGTCATGTCCATGACGGCTTCTGTTGGGTTGATGGCGATCTTCCTTGTTGACCTCGTTGACATGATTTTCATCTCCATGCTTGGGCGGGACGAGTTGGCGGCGGCCGTCGGCTACGCGGGCGCGATCCTGTTTTTCACCACATCTTTCGGCATCGGCATGTCCATTGCTGCGGGGGCTTTGGTCGCGCGCGCTTTGGGCGAAGGCGACGCCCAGACAGCCAAACGGCGCGCGGCAACGGCTTTGCTGTATGGCGTTGTCATTGGCGCGATCTTCTCGGCCATTGTGTGGATATTTGTTCCACAACTTGCCGCACTGTTGGGCGCATCCGGTGAAACGCAAACGCTGGCCACAAGCTATCTCAGGATCATCCTGCCCAGCTTGCCCATTTTGATCGTCGGCATGGTTGGGGGTGCAATCCTACGCGCGCATGGCGACGCCCGTCGCGCCATGATGGCCACCATCTGGGGCGGCGTGGTGAATGCGGTGCTTGATCCCATTCTGATCTTTGGTTTGGATCTGGACCTGACCGGGGCTGCGCTTGCCTCGGTCTGCGCACGCGCGACCATTGCGGCGCTGTCGATCTACCCCGTACTGCGATACCATGGCGGGCTTGATCGCCCAAAAAGCGCGGATTTCAGGGTGGATTTTGCAGCAATCATGACCATCGCTCTGCCCGCCATTCTCACCCAGTTTGCAACACCTATCGGCCAAGCCTACGTCACGCGCGCCATGGCAGAGTTCGGCGAGGATGCGGTGGCAGGTATGGCAATTGTGGGACGACTGATACCAGTTTCATTTGCAGTGATTTTCGCCCTGTCGGGCGCGATCGGCCCAATCGTGGGTCAGAATTTCGGGGCTGGGAAGCTGGACCGGGTCCGGCGCGCGATGCGCGATGGGTTGGTCTTTGTGCTGTGCGTAACGCTTGGCGTCAGCGCAATTCTGTTCTTAGCCCGCGCCCCGATTGCAAACCTGTTCAACGCCGAAGGGCTGAGCCGCGATCTGGTCTACCTATTTTGTGGCCCGCTCGCATTGGCGTGGTTTTTCAACGGGGTGATCTTTGTCACCAATGCCAGCTTCAACAATCTGGGGCATCCGTTCTATTCGACATGGGTGAATTGGGGGCGGCAGACCCTGGGCACGATCCCGCTTGTCATGTTGGGTGCCGCGTTTTGGGGCGCACCGGGGGTCTTGATTGGACAAGCCGCTGGCGGTTTGATCTTCGCGGCCATCGCTTTGGGCTTGTCGGCGCGTGTCCTGAACATGGCCGAGCGGGGCGAATGTGACACTGACGCGCATCCCTACCAACGGCAGACACGCCTGATTTCATTATTTGGCAATCGCCGATAG
- a CDS encoding NAD+ synthase, whose protein sequence is MSNHFRLTLAQLNPTVGAIAANAAKARDAWAQAKAAGSELLALPEAFITGYQTQDLVMRPQFFRDAMAAVDQLAADCADGPAIGIGGPFHDGKDLFNAYFILKGGKVAARVLKQRLPNFTVFDEERQFTSADPQGPIAMGPIRIGIPICEDAWHGDDVCETLAESGAEFLLIPNGSPYYRRKFDVRVNHMVARVVETGLPLIYLNMVGGQDDQVFDGGSFALNPGGELAFRMATFDEKIRNVDLSRTDDGWRVGPGPIAVHGDEWEQDYRAMVESLRDYMGKTGFKQVLLGLSGGIDSAIVATIAADALGPENVRCVMLPSEYTSQSSLDDAKDIANRLGCTYDFVPIKEGRDAITNTLAPLFEGTKPDVTEENIQSRLRGLLLMALSNKTGAMLLTTGNKSEVAVGYATIYGDMSGGYNPIKDLYKTRVFEQCRWRNANHRDWMKGPEGEVIPVSIIDKPPSAELRPDQKDEDSLPPYEVLDAILEGLIDDEKSVAELVTAGFDRATVKKVEHLIFISEYKRFQSAPGTRLTMRSFWLDRRYPIVNRWRDES, encoded by the coding sequence ATGAGTAACCATTTCCGCCTAACGCTGGCGCAGTTGAACCCGACCGTCGGTGCGATCGCCGCAAATGCAGCCAAAGCACGTGACGCTTGGGCGCAGGCCAAGGCCGCTGGCAGCGAGCTGCTGGCGCTTCCGGAAGCCTTTATCACCGGTTATCAGACGCAGGACCTAGTGATGCGACCGCAGTTTTTCCGCGACGCTATGGCGGCGGTGGATCAATTGGCCGCCGATTGCGCCGACGGCCCCGCAATAGGGATCGGCGGCCCATTTCACGACGGCAAGGACCTGTTCAACGCCTATTTCATACTGAAAGGCGGCAAAGTTGCCGCGCGCGTCCTGAAACAGCGCCTGCCGAATTTCACCGTATTCGACGAAGAACGCCAGTTCACATCCGCCGATCCGCAAGGCCCAATTGCAATGGGGCCGATCCGCATCGGCATCCCAATTTGCGAGGACGCGTGGCATGGTGATGACGTCTGCGAGACCCTCGCCGAAAGCGGCGCCGAGTTTCTGCTGATCCCCAATGGTTCGCCCTATTACCGACGTAAGTTTGATGTGCGTGTGAACCACATGGTGGCGCGGGTCGTCGAGACGGGATTGCCGCTGATCTATCTAAACATGGTGGGCGGCCAGGACGATCAGGTGTTCGATGGCGGGTCATTCGCCCTGAACCCGGGCGGCGAGCTTGCTTTCCGCATGGCCACCTTTGACGAAAAAATCCGAAACGTCGATCTAAGCCGAACAGATGATGGCTGGCGCGTCGGACCCGGTCCCATTGCTGTGCATGGGGATGAGTGGGAGCAAGACTATCGTGCGATGGTCGAAAGCCTGCGCGACTACATGGGCAAGACCGGCTTCAAGCAGGTGCTGCTGGGCCTGTCCGGCGGGATCGACAGTGCGATTGTGGCAACCATCGCAGCTGATGCGCTTGGGCCCGAGAATGTGCGCTGCGTGATGCTGCCGTCTGAGTATACCTCGCAAAGCTCTCTGGATGACGCCAAAGACATCGCGAACCGGCTTGGTTGCACCTATGATTTCGTGCCGATCAAAGAGGGACGCGATGCGATCACCAACACACTCGCGCCCTTATTTGAAGGAACCAAACCGGACGTGACCGAAGAAAACATCCAATCCCGTCTGCGTGGGCTTCTGCTGATGGCGCTGTCCAACAAGACCGGCGCGATGCTGTTAACCACCGGCAACAAGTCCGAAGTCGCGGTGGGATACGCCACGATTTATGGTGATATGTCAGGCGGCTATAACCCGATCAAAGACCTCTATAAGACTCGGGTGTTCGAACAATGTCGTTGGCGCAACGCAAATCACCGCGACTGGATGAAAGGACCGGAGGGCGAGGTCATCCCGGTCTCAATCATCGACAAACCACCGTCCGCCGAGCTGCGCCCGGATCAAAAGGACGAAGATAGCCTGCCGCCTTACGAGGTATTGGACGCCATTCTTGAGGGTTTGATTGACGACGAGAAATCGGTCGCCGAACTCGTCACCGCAGGGTTTGACCGCGCAACCGTGAAGAAGGTTGAACACCTGATCTTCATCTCTGAATACAAACGCTTCCAATCTGCACCCGGAACCCGCCTGACCATGCGTAGTTTCTGGCTGGATCGCCGCTATCCCATTGTGAACCGCTGGCGAGACGAAAGCTGA
- a CDS encoding MBL fold metallo-hydrolase → MKRFATPTLSRRHLLMAGAATPFAGLVAGSARAMAPQMGLAMTAAQTVKLGGFEVTTLLAGNRTVEEPQSIFGMNVSAEEFAAASESANITTTAAQFFFTPTLVNTGTELVLFDTGLNGDGITAALAGAGYMPDQVDIVVLTHMHGDHIGGLSGEAGVTFPNARYVTGAVEFDHWAAEGNDGFDTKVAPLAEQTTMINGGDSVVSGIEAVEAFGHTPGHMAYRLDSDGKSLLIAADFANHYVWSLAYPDWEVKFDRDKAAAAATRKTLLGMMAAEKMPFIGYHMPFPAVGYVETRDEGFHYVPHSYQLLM, encoded by the coding sequence ATGAAACGCTTTGCCACACCAACCTTGTCTCGTCGTCACTTATTGATGGCTGGGGCCGCAACACCCTTTGCTGGATTGGTGGCCGGATCGGCCCGCGCCATGGCACCCCAAATGGGTTTGGCTATGACCGCCGCACAGACTGTGAAACTGGGCGGGTTCGAGGTGACGACCTTGTTGGCAGGCAACCGCACGGTGGAAGAACCGCAGAGCATTTTTGGCATGAATGTCAGTGCGGAAGAGTTCGCGGCAGCATCTGAGTCCGCAAACATCACCACCACCGCCGCACAATTCTTTTTCACGCCTACTCTGGTCAACACTGGGACTGAGCTTGTGCTTTTCGACACAGGTCTGAATGGGGACGGCATCACGGCGGCGTTGGCCGGAGCGGGCTATATGCCTGATCAGGTTGATATTGTTGTGCTGACTCACATGCATGGCGACCATATCGGCGGGCTGTCAGGAGAGGCGGGCGTTACCTTCCCCAATGCACGCTATGTCACTGGCGCGGTGGAATTCGACCACTGGGCAGCGGAAGGGAACGATGGGTTTGACACCAAAGTTGCTCCGCTTGCCGAACAAACCACCATGATCAATGGCGGCGATAGTGTCGTATCCGGCATCGAAGCGGTCGAGGCGTTCGGCCACACACCCGGCCACATGGCTTACCGGCTGGACAGCGATGGTAAATCACTGCTGATTGCGGCGGATTTTGCCAACCATTATGTTTGGTCTCTGGCCTACCCGGATTGGGAGGTGAAGTTTGACCGAGACAAGGCTGCGGCGGCTGCCACACGCAAAACGCTGCTGGGCATGATGGCCGCTGAAAAGATGCCTTTCATTGGCTATCACATGCCATTCCCGGCCGTTGGCTATGTCGAGACACGGGACGAAGGGTTTCATTACGTGCCGCACAGCTATCAGCTGTTGATGTGA
- a CDS encoding GNAT family N-acetyltransferase — MTFRAAKLSDASSLAALSIEVWLGTYIKHGVNAFFADFALAEFTASNFEAILSDPDELVIVSEMADGIAGYIRVSFGKALLAQAFRHCRNRAVKKVWLATNSDNTPAIEFYLLHGFRRIGQTDFTIGDQRYPNDVFIRVLEH; from the coding sequence ATGACCTTTCGGGCCGCAAAGCTTTCGGATGCGTCCAGCCTTGCCGCTCTTTCCATCGAGGTCTGGCTTGGAACGTATATCAAGCACGGCGTAAATGCGTTCTTCGCCGACTTCGCGCTGGCAGAGTTTACAGCTTCAAACTTCGAAGCAATTTTGAGTGATCCAGACGAACTGGTCATCGTGTCCGAAATGGCGGATGGCATCGCCGGGTATATCCGCGTCTCTTTTGGGAAGGCATTGCTGGCGCAAGCGTTCCGGCATTGTCGCAATCGCGCCGTCAAAAAAGTTTGGCTGGCAACCAATTCTGACAATACGCCCGCCATTGAGTTTTATCTGTTGCATGGCTTTCGACGCATTGGCCAAACTGACTTTACGATTGGTGATCAACGCTACCCGAACGACGTTTTCATCCGCGTTCTGGAGCACTAA
- a CDS encoding metallopeptidase family protein — protein MNRKYAPNIAEIEALANDTRMRLPPEFIEKALEVVIRVENLPNAVFLAEMEIEDPFELTAVYEGIPLAQKTTADQPQSPDTVFLFRRPILDEWASRGDVSLAELVALIIVQQLSHHFNWSKSDIAEIYKWWA, from the coding sequence ATGAACCGGAAATACGCCCCCAATATCGCTGAAATCGAAGCGCTAGCGAATGACACCCGAATGCGGTTGCCGCCGGAGTTCATCGAAAAGGCGTTGGAAGTAGTCATACGGGTTGAGAACCTTCCAAACGCCGTGTTTCTGGCCGAGATGGAGATCGAAGACCCGTTTGAGCTGACGGCAGTTTACGAAGGTATTCCACTGGCGCAAAAAACCACCGCTGATCAACCCCAATCCCCTGACACCGTCTTTCTGTTTCGCAGGCCCATATTGGATGAATGGGCGTCGCGGGGCGATGTTTCACTGGCTGAGCTGGTGGCGCTTATCATCGTGCAACAGCTTAGCCACCATTTTAACTGGTCTAAGTCGGACATAGCCGAGATTTATAAATGGTGGGCCTGA
- the gcvT gene encoding glycine cleavage system aminomethyltransferase GcvT, whose amino-acid sequence MGASHDDLKRTGLYDLHLELGAKMVPFAGYEMPVQYPLGVMKEHLHTRDAAGLFDVSHMGQVILRGESPAKSLERIVPQSVESLAEGRQRYGLFTNDDGGILDDLMIANRGDHLFLVVNAACKDTDIAHMRAHLTDCEIDVIDDRALLALQGPAAEAALSSLVPSAAAMKFMDVAIIDSEFGELWISRSGYTGEDGYEVSVPEANAEAFARALIAIDTVEPIGLGARDSLRLEAGLCLYGNDIDTTTSPVEGALEWAVQKVRKTGGERAGGFPGADRILAEFENGANRRRVGLLPEGRAPMRAGTELYASEDAEAPIGHVTSGAFGPSIERPMSMGYVSIDHAETGTRLFGDVRGKRLPVTVADMPFRPATYKR is encoded by the coding sequence ATGGGTGCATCCCACGACGATCTGAAACGAACGGGTCTTTATGATCTTCACCTTGAGCTTGGTGCCAAGATGGTGCCATTCGCTGGTTATGAAATGCCCGTGCAATACCCGCTGGGCGTGATGAAGGAACACCTGCACACACGCGACGCAGCTGGTCTGTTTGATGTCAGCCATATGGGTCAGGTGATCCTGCGCGGCGAAAGCCCAGCCAAATCACTTGAGCGCATTGTACCCCAATCTGTAGAATCGCTTGCTGAAGGTCGCCAGCGCTATGGCCTGTTTACCAATGACGACGGCGGTATTCTTGATGATCTGATGATCGCCAATCGCGGGGATCACCTGTTTCTCGTGGTCAATGCGGCCTGCAAGGACACCGACATCGCCCATATGCGTGCGCATTTGACCGATTGCGAGATTGACGTGATCGACGACCGGGCCCTTCTGGCCCTGCAAGGCCCCGCCGCCGAAGCGGCGCTGTCCAGCCTTGTACCCTCAGCCGCCGCGATGAAATTCATGGACGTCGCCATCATCGACAGCGAATTCGGCGAACTTTGGATTTCCCGCTCGGGTTACACGGGCGAGGACGGGTATGAAGTCTCTGTTCCTGAAGCAAACGCCGAGGCGTTCGCCCGCGCATTGATTGCTATTGATACGGTCGAGCCTATTGGCCTTGGCGCGCGGGACAGTTTGCGGCTTGAAGCCGGGTTGTGCCTTTATGGAAATGACATCGACACCACCACCTCACCGGTCGAGGGTGCGCTGGAATGGGCGGTACAGAAAGTGCGCAAAACCGGCGGTGAACGTGCCGGCGGTTTTCCCGGTGCGGATCGCATTCTGGCCGAGTTCGAAAACGGTGCAAACCGGCGCCGCGTCGGCCTGTTGCCCGAAGGTCGCGCGCCAATGCGGGCCGGGACCGAGCTTTATGCGTCCGAGGATGCCGAAGCCCCGATTGGGCACGTAACCTCTGGTGCTTTTGGTCCGTCGATCGAACGCCCGATGTCCATGGGTTACGTCAGCATCGACCACGCCGAAACTGGCACGAGACTATTTGGCGATGTGCGCGGCAAGCGCCTACCTGTCACGGTCGCGGACATGCCGTTCCGCCCCGCCACCTATAAACGTTGA
- the gltX gene encoding glutamate--tRNA ligase — MTTTRFAPSPTGYIHVGNLRTALFNYLIAAKSGGQFILRLDDTDPERSKQEYADAIKEDLEWLGLTWDRFEKQSARLDRYEAAAQELRDMGRFYECFETPTELDLKRKKQLNMGKPPVYDRSALALSEGAKTKLREERGQGHWRFKLDQERINWKDGILGDISIDAASVSDPVLIRGDGQFLYTLASVCDDIDFGITDVVRGSDHVTNTATQIQIIEALGGKVPSFAHHSLLTGPQGEALSKRLGTLAIRDLRERGVQPMALLSLLARLGSSQPVELHSSLDDIIEGFDLSAFGAAPTKFDVEDLFPLTARYLANQPVDAVSNSLDALGVPAEKADAFWTVARENITTLGDLDAWWTLCRNGADPVIDEEDREFVATAMSLLPDGPYDADSWSNWTAAVKEATGRKGRGLFMPLRKAVTGMSHGPDMSALLPLMQVIRAKA; from the coding sequence ATGACAACCACCCGTTTTGCCCCCTCGCCCACCGGTTATATCCATGTTGGCAACCTGCGCACCGCGCTGTTCAACTATCTGATCGCTGCTAAATCGGGCGGGCAATTCATCTTGCGGCTTGATGACACCGATCCGGAACGCTCCAAGCAGGAATACGCAGATGCGATCAAAGAGGATCTGGAATGGCTGGGGCTGACATGGGACCGGTTCGAAAAACAGTCCGCCCGACTGGATCGATATGAGGCCGCCGCGCAGGAGCTGCGCGACATGGGGCGCTTTTATGAGTGTTTTGAAACGCCGACCGAGCTGGACCTGAAACGCAAGAAACAACTGAACATGGGTAAGCCGCCGGTTTATGACCGCTCCGCGCTGGCTCTGTCCGAAGGCGCGAAGACAAAGCTGCGTGAGGAACGCGGTCAAGGTCACTGGCGCTTCAAGCTGGATCAAGAGCGGATCAATTGGAAAGATGGCATTCTGGGCGACATCTCGATTGATGCCGCGTCCGTATCCGACCCGGTTCTGATCCGTGGAGACGGACAGTTCCTGTATACGCTTGCATCGGTCTGCGACGACATTGACTTCGGAATTACCGACGTTGTGCGTGGGTCGGACCACGTGACCAACACCGCGACCCAAATCCAGATCATCGAGGCATTGGGCGGCAAAGTGCCGTCATTTGCGCACCATTCTTTGTTGACCGGCCCGCAAGGCGAAGCACTGTCGAAGCGTCTGGGCACTTTGGCAATCCGTGATCTGCGCGAACGCGGTGTGCAGCCGATGGCCCTGCTCAGCCTGCTGGCACGCCTTGGGTCTTCACAACCGGTCGAGTTGCACAGTTCGCTGGACGACATCATCGAAGGCTTCGATCTGTCGGCATTCGGCGCGGCCCCGACCAAATTTGATGTCGAAGACCTGTTCCCGCTGACCGCCCGTTATCTGGCCAATCAGCCCGTCGACGCCGTTTCAAATTCACTGGATGCCCTCGGCGTTCCCGCAGAAAAAGCGGACGCTTTCTGGACGGTTGCGCGTGAGAATATCACGACGCTGGGCGATCTGGATGCGTGGTGGACCCTATGCCGCAATGGTGCCGACCCGGTGATCGACGAAGAAGACCGCGAGTTTGTGGCAACCGCAATGTCTCTTTTGCCCGACGGGCCATATGATGCGGACAGCTGGTCGAACTGGACTGCAGCGGTGAAAGAGGCGACAGGCCGCAAAGGTCGCGGTCTATTCATGCCTTTGCGCAAAGCGGTCACGGGCATGAGCCACGGGCCGGACATGTCTGCGCTTTTGCCGTTGATGCAAGTGATCCGCGCCAAGGCATGA